A genomic region of Colletotrichum destructivum chromosome 5, complete sequence contains the following coding sequences:
- a CDS encoding Putative nitrite/Sulfite reductase ferredoxin-like domain, nitrite/sulphite reductase 4Fe-4S produces the protein MAERKRLVVVGLGMVGIAFIEKMLKLDARANEYTITVLGEEPHLAYNRVGLTSFFDHRKVENLYLNPEEWYHSTPQGSLGYHVNTKVTDIDSQSKTVTCSNGEVVPYDILVIATGSDAVLPKHTPGHDAKGVFVYRTIDDLINLIAFAAQRKGTVGAVVGGGLLGLEAAKAMMDLDCFDKVKLIERNRWVLSRQLDNDAGSMVVDQVRDLGLDVLLSKRVGQIEVTPDNHVQGVVFEDGERMDCSTICFAIGVRPRDELARRAGIKCADRGGGIVVADDLSTSIPDIYAIGECASWQSQTFGLIAPGVEMADVLSFNLTQAKLHQPRAFKRPDLSTKLKLLGVDVASFGDFFADRDGPQYLPPKAARKAKKGDEQSTLETLTNGLPPAPVKALTYRDPFQNVYKKYIFTEDGKYLLGGMMIGDTKDYIKLVPIVKNMKELDMPPSQLILGAKKDGEDEGDDLTDDTQICSCHNVTKGDVVNSVKDGTCKTIGEVKSCTKAGTGCGGCMPLVTTIFNKTMLSMGNEVKNYLCAHFNYSRADLYNIVLVKRLQTLEEVMREAGNDPTSLGCEACKPTIGSIFASLWNRHVMDKPMHGLQETNDRFLGNIQRNGTYSVVPRVSAGEITPDKLIAIGNVASKYNLYTKITGGQRIDMFGAKKQDLLDIWRMLVEAGMESGHAYAKSLRTVKSCVGTTWCRYGVGDSVGMAVRLEERYKSIRAPHKIKGGVSGCVRECAEAQNKDFGLIATETGFNIFVAGNGGAKPKHSELLAKDVPPTEVIPIIDRYLMFYIRTADKLQRTARWLENLPGGIKYLQEVVLEDKLGICASLEAQMQELVDSFFDEWAEAIKNPAIAAKFKQFDNTDETVENMEVELDRDQARPVYWAPDSVKEDFKGLRERWSSTSWQPMLQASHFFGADETPNGISATVKRGDTQLAVWRIRGRYYATQQMCPHKRQFVLSDGLIGEDLGADTCDDAKKPDSGCSTNGGDAKRSAPWISCPYHKRNFDLANGDCKNDAEVSIATFPVEERADGMIYLRLPPVEELDAALGTAKWMVRKGESGGSPFEQLDKKIKFKGLRAKKPGVRPMAPLKMQKPAQLLVGGGGGCGSAPDW, from the exons ATGGCGGAACGTAAGAGactcgtcgttgtcggcctGGGCATGGTCGGCATCGCCTTCAT TGAGAAGATGCTCAAGCTGGACGCCCGCGCAAATGAGTACACCATCACAGTCCTCGGAGAGGAGCCGCATCTGGCGTATAACCGCGTCGGCTTGACGAGCTTCTTCGATCACCGCAAAGTAGAGAACCTTTACCTCAACCCGGAAGAATGG TACCACAGCACACCCCAAGGCTCATTGGGCTACCACGTCAACACCAAAGTCACAGATATCGACTCTCAGTCAAAGACAGTAACATGTTCAAACGGCGAGGTTGTGCCGTAtgacatcctcgtcatcgccaccgGCTCAGACGCCGTCCTCCCCAAACACACCCCGGGCCACGACGCAAAGGGCGTCTTCGTCTACCGCACAATTGACGACCTCATCAACCTgatcgccttcgccgcccaACGGAAGGGCACCGtcggggccgtcgtcggcggcggtctgctcggcctcgaggccgccaaggccatgATGGACCTCGACTGcttcgacaaggtcaagctGATCGAGCGGAACCGCTGGGTGCTGAGCCGCCAGCTCGACAACGACGCTGGCTCCATGGTCGTCGACCAGGTCCgggacctcggcctcgatgtGCTCCTCAGCAAGCGGGTGGGCCAGATCGAGGTGACGCCGGATAACCACGTCCagggcgtcgtcttcgaggacggcgagcgcATGGACTGCTCAACCATCTgcttcgccatcggcgtGCGCCCGCGAGACGAGCTCGCCCGGAGGGCCGGCATCAAGTGCGCcgaccgcggcggcggcatcgtcgtcgccgacgacctgaGCACCAGCATCCCAGACATTTACGCCATCGGCGAGTGCGCCAGCTGGCAGAGTCAGACCTTCGGTCTCATCGCCCCCggcgtcgagatggccgacgtCCTCTCCTTCAACCTCACACAGGCCAAGCTGCACCAGCCGCGGGCCTTCAAGAGGCCCGACCTGAGCACCAAGCTGAAGCTcctgggcgtcgacgtcgccagCTTCGGCGACTTCTTCGCCGACCGCGACGGCCCCCAGTACCTGCCCCCCAAGGCGGCCCGCAAAGcgaagaagggcgacgagCAGAGCACCCTCGAGACGTTGACAAACGGCCTGCCGCCGGCTCCCGTCAAGGCGCTGACGTACCGCGACCCCTTCCAGAACGTCTACAAGAAGTACATCTTCACCGAGGACGGCAAGTACCTGCTGGGCGGCATGATGATCGGCGACACCAAGGACTACATCAAGCTCGTGCCCATCGTCAAGAACATGAAGGAGCTGGACATGCCCCCGAGCCAgctcatcctcggcgccaagaaggacggcgaagacgaagggGACGACCTGACGGACGACACGCAAATCTGCTCGTGCCACAACGTGAccaagggcgacgtcgtcaacTCGGTCAAGGACGGCACCTGCAAGACCATCGGCGAGGTCAAGTCGTGCACCAAGGCCGGCaccggctgcggcggctgcaTGCCGCTGGTGACGACCATCTTCAACAAGACCATGCTGTCCATGGGCAACGAGGTCAAGAACTACCTGTGCGCGCACTTCAACTACTCGCGCGCCGACTTGTAcaacatcgtcctcgtcaagaGGCTGCAGACGCTCGAGGAGGTGATGCGCGAGGCCGGCAACGACCCGACCTCGCTCGGCTGCGAGGCCTGCAAGCCCACCATCGGCAGCATCTTCGCGTCGCTGTGGAACCGGCACGTCATGGACAAGCCCATGCACGGCCTGCAGGAGACCAACGACCGGTTCCTCGGCAACATCCAGCGCAACGGCACCTACAGCGTCGTGCCGCGGGTGTCGGCCGGCGAGATCACGCCAGACAagctcatcgccatcggcaacgTCGCGTCCAAGTACAACCTGTACACCAAGATCACGGGCGGGCAGCGCATCGACATGTTCGGCGCCAAGAAGCAGGACCTGCTGGACATCTGGCGCAtgctggtcgaggccggcatggAGTCGGGCCACGCGTACGCCAAATCGCTGCGGACGGTCAAGAGCTGCGTCGGCACGACGTGGTGCCGCtacggcgtcggcgacagcGTCGGCATGGCGGTACGGCTCGAGGAGCGGTACAAGAGCATCCGCGCGCCGCACAAGATCAAGGGCGGCGTCAGCGGCTGTGTCCGCGAATGCGCCGAGGCCCAAAACAAGGA CTTCGGCCTCATCGCCACCGAAACGGGCTTCAACATCTTCGtggccggcaacggcggtgCCAAGCCCAAGCACTCGGAGCTGCTGGCCAAGGACGTGCCGCCGACCGAGGTGATCCCCATCATCGACCGGTACCTGATGTTCTACATCCGCACGGCCGACAAGCTGCAGCGCACGGCGCGGTGGCTCGAGAACCTGCCGGGCGGCATCAAGTACCTCCAGGAGGTGGTGCTCGAGGACAAGCTGGGCATCTGCGCGTCGCTCGAGGCGCAGATgcaggagctcgtcgacagCTTCTTCGACGAGTGGGCCGAGGCGATCAAGAACCCGGCGATCGCGGCCAAGTTCAAGCAGTTTGACAACACGGACGAGACGGTGGAGAACATGGAGGTCGAGCTGGACCGCGACCAGGCGCGGCCGGTGTATTGGGCTCCCGACTCGGTCAAGGAGGACTTCAAGGGCCTCCGGGAGCGGTGGAGCAGCACGTCGTGGCAGCCGATGCTGCAGGCGAGCCacttcttcggcgccgatgagACGCCCAACggcatctcggcgacggtCAAGCGCGGCGACACGCAGCTGGCGGTGTGGCGCATCCGCGGGCGGTACTACGCGACGCAGCAGATGTGCCCGCACAAGCGGCAGTTCGTGCTGTCGGACggcctcatcggcgaggacctcggcgcgGACACGTgcgacgacgccaagaagCCCGACTCCGGGTGCTCgaccaacggcggcgacgcgaagcggtcggcgccgtggaTCTCGTGCCCGTACCACAAGCGCAACTTCGACCTGGCCAACGGCGACTGCAAGAACGACGCCGAGGTGAGCATCGCGACATTCCCCGTGGAGGAGCGGGCGGACGGCATGATCTACCTGCGGCTCCCGCCCgtggaggagctcgacgcggcgctGGGGACGGCCAAGTGGATGGTGCGCAAGGGCGAGTCGGGCGGGTCGCCGTTCGAGCAGCTGGACAAGAAGATCAAGTTCAAGGGCCTGCGGGCCAAGAAGCCCGGCGTGaggccgatggcgccgcTCAAGATGCAGAAGCCGGCGCAGCTgctggtcggcggcggtgggggaTGCGGGAGCGCGCCGGACTGGTAA
- a CDS encoding Putative ubiquinone biosynthesis O-methyltransferase: MSSSRPATAALLRALRRTTTLTAPLAARHAFRAAAATPLLRPAAAAAACHSTFSSVSPDEVEHFNALAADWWDPHGSSRLLHLMNPLRHAFIRDCLASQPDAPSTPARFLDVGCGGGIFAESAARLPDTTAVTAIDPTPGVLAIAKGHARRDPALRGKLEYKAATIETLPVPAAAADQYDVVSVFEVVEHVSSPAEFLARCEPFVRPGGWLVGSTIARTWVSWLTTNLIAEDLLGIVPKGTHDWRKYIDADELRAMFAGAGWETPRVVGVVYVPGLGWREVQGSEKVGNYFFGVRRARNDVD, encoded by the coding sequence ATGTCATCTTCTCGCCCGGCGACAGCCGCTTTGTTGCGCGCGCTGAGGCGGACAACCACTTTAACAGCTCCACTCGCCGCCCGACATGCGTTCCGCGCGGCTGCTGCGACACCGCTGCTCCGAccggccgcggccgctgcGGCGTGTCActcgaccttctcctccgtctcgcccgacgaggtcgagcacTTtaacgccctcgccgccgactggTGGGACCCCCACGGCTCCTCGCGCTTGCTGCACCTTATGAACCCGCTGCGCCACGCCTTCATCCGCGACTGCCTTGCCAGCCAGCCGGACgcaccctcgacgcccgcgcgcttcctcgacgtcggctgcggcggcggcatcttcgccgagagcgccgcccgcctccccgacacgaccgccgtcaccgccatcGACCCGACCcccggcgtcctcgccatcgcaAAGGGCCACGCGCGCCGGGACCCGGCACTGCGGGGGAAGCTGGAGTACAAGGCCGCGACGATCGAGAcgctgccggtgccggcggcggcggcggaccagtacgacgtcgtctccgtgttcgaggtcgtcgagcacgtatcgtcgccggccgagttCCTCGCGCGGTGCGAGCCCTTTGTGCGCCCCGGCGGGTGGctcgtcggcagcaccatCGCGCGCACCTGGGTGAGCTGGCTCACGACGAacctcatcgccgaggacctgCTGGGCATCGTGCCCAAGGGGACGCACGACTGGCGCAAGTacatcgacgccgacgagctccggGCCATGTTCGCGGGCGCCGGGTGGGAGACGCCGCGtgttgtcggcgtcgtctacGTGCCGGGGCTGGGGTGGAGGGAGGTCCAGGGCAGCGAGAAGGTCGGTAACTACTTTTTTGGCGTGAGGCGGGCCCGTAACGACGTCGACTGA
- a CDS encoding Putative 3,4-dihydroxy-2-butanone 4-phosphate synthase, RibB produces the protein MPSSTIDQSKFDSIPDAIEAFRKGEFLVVLDDPSRENEADLIIAADALTTGQMAFMIRHSSGYVCAPLAPELLDRLRLPLMVSSNEDPRGTAYAVSVDAADPLVTTGISAHDRALTCRVLADPASRPDHFRRPGHVLPLRARPGGVRERPGHTEAAVDFCRLAGKPEAAAICELVDDGNPVEGAAVHDDAGMMRGEQCVDFAKRFGLKVCTIADLVAYLEKTEGKLAVNGSS, from the exons ATGCCTTCCTCCACAATAGACCAGTCCAAGTTCGACTCCATCCCGGACGCCATTGAGGCATTCC GCAAAGGCgagttcctcgtcgtcctcgacgaccccTCGCGCGAGAACGAAGCcgacctcatcatcgccgccgacgccctgaCGACGGGCCAGATGGCCTTCATGATCCGCCACTCCTCCGGCTACGTCTGCGCGCCCCTCGCCCCCGAactcctcgaccgcctccgcCTGCCCCTCATGGTCTCCTCCAACGAGGACCCCCGCGGCACCGCCTacgccgtctccgtcgacgccgcAGACCCCCTCGTCACCACCGGCATCTCCGCACACGACCGCGCCCTCACCTgccgcgtcctcgccgacccggcCTCCCGCCCCGACCACTTCCGCAGGCCTGGCCACGTCCTGCCCCTCCGCGCCCGCCCCGGCGGCGTCCGCGAACGGCCCGGACACACCGAGGCAGCCGTCGACTTTTGCAGGCTCGCCGGCaagcccgaggccgccgccatctgcgagctcgtcgacgacggcaaccccgtcgagggcgccgccgtccacgacgacgccggcatgATGCGCGGCGAGCAGTGCGTTGACTTCGCGAAGCGCTTCGGCCTCAAGGTCTGCACCATCGCCGATCTCGTCGCCTACCTCGAGAAGACGGAGGGCAAGCTGGCCGTCAACGGTTCGTCGTGA
- a CDS encoding Putative FAD dependent oxidoreductase, FAD/NAD(P)-binding domain superfamily, MTOX family gives MARPHPFTTHEHGSTRHKSIIVVGGGVFGLSTVLWLLKSKPDSTVVLVDPTELSNPKAASHDISKILRDDYPNLLYAPLAIEAMDNWRTDALFKSFYHEVGVLRADPGGHNDKALATHHHLGHNSGASWLKSDDVQAKWPGFGTADFQGLDRVRYNPRCGWVDAADSLETVRQHVINAGAKLVVGEVGTLLFDNNGDCTGVRLEKGGGVLNGTVVLCTGARTSALLAESAPERKELHAAHRLVATGAVSFTIKAHGEQRKRFEGIPVLKNCLSSVKGESMSMTADGTLKFNCDMAFTHKQLHVPSGTVMSLAPSDSHLTEWTAEEHIPRHLKNRAYKTLRGLYGDEMKNRVIEKYRICWDTTTPRHDFLITHHPRCKNLFIATGGSFHAWKFFPVIGKYVGQMLRGELDPEYAETWGWDRDAGGQVANSTYDIEGDLGEWIKEDERKQ, from the exons ATGGCTAGGCCTCATCCCTTTACTACTCACGAACACGGAAGCACCAGACACAAATCCATTAtcgtcgtcggtggcggcgtttTTGGCTTGTCGACAGTCCTCTGGCTGTTGAAAAGCAAACCTGACAGTACCGTCGTCCTTGTTGACCCAACCGAACTCTCCAACCCCAAGGCAGCCTCCCACGACATCTCCAAGATCCTGAGAGATGACTACCCAAACCTGCTATACGCACCCTTGGCCATCGAAGCCATGGATAACTGGAGAACGGACGCTCTCTTCAAGAGCTTCTACCACGAGGTCGGCGTACTTCGTGCGGACCCCGGCGGACACAACGACAAGGCCCTGGCCACTCATCACCACCTCGGGCACAACTCCGGCGCCAGCTGGTTGAAATCCGACGACGTGCAGGCCAAATGGCCTGGCTTTGGCACGGCCGACTTTCAGGGGCTCGATCGGGTGAGGTACAACCCCCGCTGCGGCTgggttgacgccgccgactcccTCGAAACTGTCCGCCAACACGTCATAAATGCCGGCGCGAagcttgtcgtcggcgaggtcggtaCCTTGTTGTTCGACAACAATGGCGACTGCACGGGCGTCAGACTGGAAAAAGGCGGTGGCGTCCTGAACGGCACCGTCGTGCTCTGCACGGGTGCTCGCACCTCTGCCCTGCTCGCCGAGAGCGCTCCTGAGCGGAAGGAACTCCACGCTGCTCACAGGCTGGTGGCCACCGGTGCCGTAAGCTTTACCATCAAGGCCCACGGGGAACAGAGGAAGAGGTTCGAGGGCATCCCGGTGCTCAAGAACTGCCTGTCCTCGGTCAAAG GCGAGTCCATGTCGATGACTGCGGACGGCACGCTTAAGTTCAACTGTGACATGGCCTTCACACACAAGCAGCTTCATGTCCCCTCTGGCACCGTCATGTCTCTAGCACCTTCGGATAGCCACCTCACCGAGTGgaccgccgaggagcacATCCCTCGTCATTTGAAGAATAGGGCTTACAAAACCCTCAGAGGTCTGTACGgagacgagatgaagaaCAGGGTAATTGAAAAATACCGGATCTGCTG GGACACGACGACGCCCCGGCACGACTTCCTCatcacccaccacccccgATGCAAGAACCTCTTCATCGCGACCGGCGGCTCCTTCCACGCCTGGAAGTTCTTCCCGGTCATCGGCAAGTACGTTGGCCAGATGCTGCGCGGCGAGCTGGACCCCGAGTACGCCGAGACGTGGGGCTGGGACCGCGACGCGGGTGGCCAGGTGGCGAACTCGACATACGACATCGAGGGCGACCTAGGCGAATGGATCAAGGAGGATGAGAGGAAGCAGTAA
- a CDS encoding Putative fungal transcription factor, whose amino-acid sequence MTTKQPRKRALDLDEDPLPVPNTTASASVPTITPSSTPISTPSPGDDLDIASQGYQVWSPPSEFPPSQSESNPTTRRRRLSKSQSGRHRHAASSLASHPDFPSNSSTLGPLYGPPVSPRRSANLVLSPVLPPPESRYVDHLALSNPFDDNADDENRLVLGERPIQRGAKVDGYIKFHNEKKKKVASEAHVAIFQYKGSGQEYSPKSSTLAIYLSPQYMGEMGLQDNDDRSLFAFYLKAWCPGRSVLDKTNCWFENIPRMASKDSCVRSAILALAGTYVLDYQPRERIRQVAQRHYKTAVILLNMVLKNAHDQLPTENEADCMVAAIALLNMIDVVSPEQRRPPNCVPRWLEGARLACRMLDATDPGHRYWNPVNIQPSEAQTGNMIIAGRAAILALPMTPLDLAATDNHQFAWLLQGSEHDVHRVHGGCGMSPTLLHRFSQITHLSAFLSAHPIDSEFLIKASVDELLGELGNLRQWTESASSSAVSRPDKCRDISLPSDLLSSIKLGKHGLIVDRNSMTEVTAEAWRLAAIIYLRCRLERLPRSHPDVVSQISELAKCIQVMPTSGTFFTAQAPFFPVFLLGVLALHESHVQCALDWFHSVINTSCRSSVPPAFQSLERVRAWMGPNIHDMNPSELPRRIFERYPWWETLVAHIVSTEGTLCLI is encoded by the exons ATGACGACTAAGCAGCCCCGCAAGAGAGCACTGGACCTAGACGAGGATCCCCTCCCAGTCCCCAATACGACCGCTTCGGCGTCTGTTCCTACAATTACACCTTCGTCTACGCCCATATCAACCCCCTCGCCCGGggacgacctcgacatcgccaGCCAAGGCTATCAAGTATGGAGCCCTCCGTCAGAGTTTCCCCCGTCCCAATCCGAGTCCAATCCCACAacacgccggcggcggctttccAAATCACAAAGCGGCCGTCATCGACACGCGGCATCTTCTCTAGCGT CACATCCTGATTTTCCATCCAACTCGTCGACTCTGGGGCCTCTGTACGGCCCGCCCGtgtctcctcgtcggtctgCCAATTTAGTCCTCTCGCCAGTCCTCCCGCCTCCGGAGTCTCGCTACGTGGATCACTTGGCCCTGTCGAACCCCTTTGATGACAACGCTGACGATGAGAACCGTCTCGTCTTGGGTGAACGCCCAATACAGCGGGGGGCCAAGGTTGACGGATACATCAAGTTCCacaacgagaagaagaagaaggtaGCCAGCGAGGCTCACGTCGCCATCTTCCAGTACAAGGGAAGCGGACAAGAATATTCCCCCAAGTCGTCGACCCTTGCCATATACCTCTCTCCGCAGTACATGGGGGAGATGGGCCTGCAAGACAATGATGATAGGAGTCTCTTCGCGTTTT ATCTCAAGGCTTGGTGCCCGGGCCGGAGCGTCCTTGACAAAACCAACTGCTGGTTCGAAAACATCCCCCGGATGGCATCCAAGGACTCCTGCGTCAGGTCCGCCATCCTGGCGCTCGCTGGAACGTACGTACTCGACTATCAGCCCAGAGAGAGGATCCGGCAGGTTGCCCAGCGCCATTACAAAACTGCTGTCATCCTTCTGAACATGGTATTGAAGAATGCTCATGACCAACTCCCCACAGAGAATGAAGCCGATTGTATGGTGGCTGCTATAGCCCTCCTGAACATGATCGACGTAGTATCTCCTGAGCAGCGACGCCCACCAAATTGCGTTCCTCGCTGGTTAGAAGGTGCTCGTCTGGCGTGCAGGATGCTGGACGCGACTGATCCAGGCCACCGCTACTGGAACCCTGTCAACATTCAGCCCTCTGAGGCCCAGACGGGTAACATGATCATTGCGGGGAGGGCGGCTATTCTCGCCCTTCCGATGACTCCCCTCGACTTGGCTGCCACAGACAATCACCAGTTTGCGTGGCTGTTGCAGGGATCTGAGCACGATGTCCACAGAGTCCACGGCGGGTGCGGCATGTCTCCGACACTCCTGCATCGGTTTTCACAAATCACACACTTAAGCGCGTTTTTATCCGCGCACCCCATAGATAGCGAGTTTTTGATCAAGGcgagcgtcgacgagctgctcggGGAGCTTGGGAACCTCCGTCAGTGGACCGAGTCTGCCTCATCTTCGGCCGTATCTCGACCGGACAAGTGTAGAGACATTTCTCTTCCCAGCGACCTGCTGTCTTCGATCAAACTTGGCAAGCACGGCCTCATCGTTGACAGGAATTCCATGACAGAAGTCACGGCAGAGGCGTGGCGTCTAGCGGCCATCATCTATTTGCGGTGCCGTCTGGAGAGGCTTCCCCGCTCTCACCCGGACGTCGTCTCCCAGATATCAGAACTGGCGAAGTGTATTCAGGTGATGCCCACATCAGGTACCTTCTTCACCGCCCAAGCTCCCTTCTTCCCAGTTTTCCTGCTGGGTGTTTTGGCCCTGCACGAGTCTCACGTCCAATGCGCCTTGGATTGGTTCCACTCCGTCATCAATACCAGTTGCCGCTCC AGCGTCCCCCCGGCGTTCCAATCCCTCGAGCGGGTTCGCGCATGGATGGGCCCTAACATCCATGACATGAATCCCTCCGAACTGCCTCGGCGTATCTTTGAGCGATACCCTTGGTGGGAGACGCTCGTGGCACATATCGTCTCGACCGAAGGGACATTGTGCCTGATTtag